One segment of Nostoc piscinale CENA21 DNA contains the following:
- a CDS encoding tetratricopeptide repeat protein, translated as MFKAKRRRCTVWNIYANKGEVDEAIALYNQSLEIIERIGECPRQSDDVVPTGIYLR; from the coding sequence ATGTTCAAGGCAAAGCGGCGACGTTGCACTGTCTGGAATATCTACGCCAACAAAGGGGAAGTGGATGAAGCGATCGCACTCTACAATCAGTCTTTGGAAATAATTGAACGCATTGGTGAATGTCCAAGGCAAAGCGACGACGTTGTACCAACTGGGATATATCTACGCTAA
- a CDS encoding tetratricopeptide repeat protein, with product MYQLGYIYANKGEVEQAIAFYNQSLEID from the coding sequence TTGTACCAACTGGGATATATCTACGCTAATAAAGGGGAAGTAGAACAAGCGATAGCCTTCTACAATCAGTCGTTGGAAATAGATTGA
- a CDS encoding tetratricopeptide repeat protein, whose product MYQLGYIYANKGEVEEAIALFNQSLQIFEGVGDAQGKAATLNNRGNLYANKGEVD is encoded by the coding sequence TTGTACCAACTGGGATATATCTACGCCAATAAAGGGGAAGTGGAGGAAGCGATCGCACTTTTTAATCAGTCTTTGCAAATATTTGAAGGCGTTGGTGATGCCCAAGGCAAAGCGGCGACGTTGAACAATCGGGGAAATCTCTACGCCAACAAAGGGGAAGTGGATTAA
- a CDS encoding tetratricopeptide repeat protein has protein sequence MEINERIGNVQGKAAALHELGYIYANKGEVDEAIALFNRSLEITERIGNVQGKAITLGWLGGLAEQQGEYTKAISYLQPALEILQRLQSPDAESVRAILERVMGNS, from the coding sequence TTGGAAATAAATGAACGCATTGGTAATGTCCAAGGCAAAGCGGCAGCTTTGCACGAACTGGGATATATCTACGCCAACAAAGGGGAAGTGGATGAAGCGATCGCACTTTTCAATCGGTCTTTGGAAATTACTGAACGCATTGGTAATGTCCAAGGCAAAGCAATTACTCTGGGGTGGTTAGGAGGTTTGGCAGAACAGCAGGGTGAATACACTAAAGCGATATCCTATTTGCAACCAGCTTTAGAGATTTTGCAGCGACTACAGTCACCGGATGCTGAAAGTGTGCGGGCGATTCTTGAGAGGGTGATGGGGAATTCTTGA
- a CDS encoding Uma2 family endonuclease — protein sequence MLNYNPLACLPSSEELPDSDDTPVDNELQDLIPGLLKVLLAMAWPERMDWFFGVDMGIYYDPDLPAIVPDGFLSLGVERFYDQNLRPSYVLWEEKKLPLLVLEVVSQTYRGEYSTKKAEYAKLGILYYVVYNPFRRRKPRLEVYKLVNHAYELHDGNPVWLPEIGLGIGIEQGTYLGIPREWMYWYNQEGQRLLTPEEQAQQAQQQAQQAQQQAQQAQQQAQLLRERLRSLGVDPDSLT from the coding sequence ATGCTAAATTACAATCCATTAGCTTGTTTGCCTTCATCTGAGGAATTACCAGACTCTGACGATACCCCCGTGGATAATGAATTACAAGATTTAATTCCCGGTTTACTCAAAGTCCTTTTGGCGATGGCTTGGCCAGAACGCATGGATTGGTTTTTTGGCGTAGATATGGGTATTTATTATGATCCAGATTTACCAGCGATCGTCCCAGATGGATTCCTGAGTCTGGGCGTAGAGAGATTTTATGATCAAAACCTCCGCCCCAGTTATGTGCTTTGGGAAGAGAAGAAACTACCATTATTAGTTCTGGAAGTAGTATCTCAGACATATCGTGGTGAATACTCAACTAAAAAAGCAGAGTACGCCAAGTTAGGGATTTTGTATTACGTGGTTTACAACCCATTTCGCCGCCGCAAGCCACGGTTAGAAGTTTATAAATTAGTTAATCATGCTTATGAATTACATGATGGTAATCCAGTTTGGCTACCAGAAATTGGTTTAGGAATTGGTATAGAACAGGGGACTTATCTTGGTATTCCCCGCGAGTGGATGTATTGGTATAACCAAGAAGGACAAAGGCTTTTAACACCAGAAGAACAAGCACAGCAAGCTCAACAACAAGCACAGCAAGCTCAACAACAAGCGCAACAAGCACAGCAACAAGCGCAATTATTACGAGAAAGATTAAGATCGCTCGGCGTAGATCCTGATTCTCTCACCTAA
- a CDS encoding type II toxin-antitoxin system HicB family antitoxin, translating to MSTNLIKNEANNLSKLNYSVLVEAKNDGYQATVWGLPDCQVFAATKEDALYNLQELVNKRLKKYRNSYSRNRNLYIRTSLDEICWNV from the coding sequence ATGAGTACTAATTTAATCAAAAATGAAGCAAATAACTTGTCAAAACTGAATTATTCGGTATTAGTTGAAGCAAAAAATGATGGATATCAAGCAACTGTTTGGGGTTTACCAGACTGTCAAGTATTTGCAGCTACCAAGGAAGATGCACTATATAATTTACAGGAACTTGTAAATAAACGCTTAAAAAAATATCGAAATAGTTACTCAAGAAATAGAAACCTCTACATCAGAACATCCTTGGATGAAATTTGCTGGAATGTTTAA
- a CDS encoding type II toxin-antitoxin system VapC family toxin, with translation MSLWILDTDSVSLFQNGHPQISKRISQVSSADVAVTIITFEEQVRGRFNVIRQTDSVDKLVIAYARLQATYNYFHSIQLISFTQAAANYYTQFLQQKVRIGTQDLRIVAIVIANNAILVTRNQRDFCRVPGLRFEDWTLEN, from the coding sequence GTGAGTTTGTGGATATTAGATACGGATTCTGTCTCTCTTTTTCAAAATGGACATCCTCAGATCAGCAAGCGAATTAGTCAAGTTTCTTCTGCTGATGTAGCTGTGACAATTATTACATTTGAAGAACAAGTTCGCGGTAGATTTAATGTAATTAGACAAACTGATTCTGTAGATAAACTAGTTATTGCTTATGCCAGGCTACAAGCTACCTACAATTATTTTCATAGTATTCAGTTAATTTCATTTACTCAAGCAGCCGCTAATTACTACACCCAATTTTTGCAGCAGAAAGTTCGGATTGGTACACAAGACTTACGAATTGTGGCAATTGTAATTGCTAACAATGCTATTTTAGTAACCAGGAATCAACGTGATTTTTGCCGTGTACCTGGGTTGAGATTTGAAGATTGGACGCTAGAAAATTAG
- a CDS encoding AMP-dependent synthetase/ligase — translation MSKTQPASSILSNISERERLALQGSVDYSKVNLLSEIWPLAAKEFGNIVALRNPHSKPETVVTYTQLAEQIQQFAAGLQALEVKAGDRISLIADNSPRWFIADQGIITAGGVDAVRSSQAEKEELLFIIANSGSTVLVVEDLKTLGKLRERLNDLPIRLVILLSDETPPTDDALKILNFNQLQEIGANHTLVRPQQSADDLATLIYTSGTTGKPKGVMLSHSNLMHQVKYLRAIVQPHPGDVVLSILPTWHSYERSGEYFLLSQGCTQVYTNLRSVKRDLREFKPNYMIAVPRLWESIYEGVQKQFREQPANKQRLINFLVEMSEKYIKAQRIAQGLCLDHIQASGLERTLAKIQALALLPLHILGEKIVYAKVREATGGQIKHVISGGGALPRHIDNFFEIIGVDILQGYGLTETSPVTNARRPWRNFRGSSGQPIPGTEVKIVDPENRQPLPKGKRGLVLLKGPQIMQGYYQNPEATAKVIDTEGWFDSGDLGWVTPENDLVLTGRAKDTIVLTNGENIEPQPIEDACLRSPYVDQIMLVGQDQRSIGALIVPNLEALAKWAENQNVQLRLPEQNSEPSTSVDLESKIIQDLFRQELNREVQNRPGYRLDDRIGPFRLILEPFSIENGLMTQTLKIRRHIVAERYRDLINEMFA, via the coding sequence ATGTCCAAGACCCAACCTGCATCTTCCATATTATCTAACATCAGTGAGAGAGAAAGGCTGGCATTACAAGGTTCTGTAGATTACTCAAAAGTAAATTTACTCTCGGAGATTTGGCCTTTAGCTGCAAAAGAATTTGGTAATATTGTGGCGTTGCGAAATCCCCATTCCAAACCAGAAACAGTCGTTACATATACTCAATTAGCAGAACAAATTCAACAATTTGCAGCAGGTTTGCAAGCCTTAGAAGTCAAAGCAGGCGATCGCATTTCCTTAATTGCTGATAACAGTCCTCGCTGGTTCATTGCTGACCAAGGTATTATTACGGCTGGCGGTGTGGATGCAGTGCGTAGTTCTCAAGCCGAAAAAGAAGAACTGCTGTTTATTATTGCCAACAGTGGCAGTACAGTTTTGGTAGTTGAAGATTTAAAAACTCTCGGTAAATTAAGAGAACGCCTAAATGACTTGCCGATTCGCTTGGTAATTTTACTTTCCGACGAAACACCACCAACAGACGACGCACTGAAAATCCTGAATTTCAACCAGCTACAAGAAATTGGGGCAAATCATACCTTAGTGCGGCCGCAACAGTCTGCCGATGACTTGGCAACTTTAATTTATACATCTGGAACCACAGGTAAACCCAAAGGTGTGATGCTGTCCCACAGCAATTTAATGCACCAGGTGAAATATTTGCGAGCAATAGTCCAACCACACCCAGGCGATGTTGTTTTGAGTATTTTGCCAACCTGGCACAGCTACGAACGTAGTGGTGAATACTTTTTATTATCACAAGGTTGCACCCAAGTTTACACAAACTTGCGTTCTGTTAAACGCGACTTGAGAGAATTTAAACCAAATTATATGATTGCTGTCCCCCGGTTGTGGGAATCGATTTATGAAGGTGTGCAGAAGCAGTTTCGAGAACAACCAGCCAACAAGCAACGCCTGATTAACTTCTTAGTAGAGATGAGCGAAAAGTATATCAAAGCGCAACGCATTGCCCAAGGATTGTGTTTAGATCATATTCAGGCTTCAGGATTGGAAAGAACTTTGGCTAAAATTCAAGCATTGGCCTTGTTGCCGTTGCATATTTTAGGAGAAAAGATAGTTTATGCCAAGGTAAGAGAAGCCACAGGCGGACAGATCAAGCATGTAATTAGTGGTGGTGGTGCATTACCAAGGCACATTGATAACTTTTTTGAAATTATTGGTGTAGACATTTTACAAGGTTACGGTTTAACCGAAACTTCTCCCGTGACTAATGCCCGTCGTCCTTGGCGAAATTTCCGTGGTTCATCCGGTCAACCAATTCCAGGAACAGAAGTAAAAATTGTAGATCCTGAAAATCGCCAGCCTCTCCCAAAAGGAAAACGAGGTTTAGTGCTGTTGAAAGGGCCGCAAATCATGCAAGGCTATTACCAAAACCCGGAAGCAACTGCCAAAGTGATCGATACTGAAGGTTGGTTTGATAGCGGTGATTTGGGTTGGGTCACACCAGAAAATGACTTGGTACTGACTGGCAGAGCCAAAGATACAATTGTCTTGACCAACGGGGAAAACATCGAACCACAGCCAATTGAAGATGCGTGTTTGCGATCGCCTTATGTTGACCAAATCATGCTAGTAGGGCAAGATCAGCGCAGTATTGGTGCTTTAATTGTCCCCAACCTTGAAGCCTTAGCAAAATGGGCTGAGAATCAGAACGTGCAACTACGTCTACCAGAACAAAACTCTGAACCCAGCACATCTGTTGACCTAGAGAGTAAAATAATCCAGGATTTGTTTCGCCAAGAATTGAATCGGGAAGTTCAGAATCGTCCAGGTTATCGTTTAGACGATCGCATTGGGCCATTCAGGCTGATTCTAGAACCGTTTTCTATTGAAAATGGCTTGATGACCCAAACACTAAAAATCCGGCGACACATTGTTGCAGAACGCTACCGCGACCTGATTAACGAAATGTTTGCCTGA
- a CDS encoding YlqD family protein, with product MDLSNPQLLLKRIVNVKVIVTPLWKEEVQQQLQAQINQLDQQLQQLDLEGQRAIAAIQKQSIQPPSPQTLQQIDNIQLQVNQKKSEFLEQKNQMLQNLQQVQLLELDQEVNQFQMEGFFRVEKGDNLISKMQVEIVIRDGIIEDIRGDI from the coding sequence ATGGATCTTTCCAACCCCCAACTACTTTTGAAGCGCATCGTCAATGTCAAAGTGATTGTAACTCCTTTGTGGAAAGAAGAAGTACAACAACAATTGCAAGCCCAGATCAATCAACTTGATCAGCAATTGCAGCAACTAGACCTCGAAGGACAAAGAGCGATCGCAGCGATTCAAAAGCAAAGTATCCAACCACCTAGCCCCCAAACTCTGCAACAAATCGACAACATCCAACTGCAAGTTAATCAAAAGAAAAGCGAATTCCTAGAGCAAAAAAATCAAATGCTGCAAAACCTTCAGCAAGTACAACTGCTGGAGTTAGATCAAGAAGTTAACCAATTTCAAATGGAAGGATTTTTCCGTGTCGAAAAAGGTGATAACTTAATCAGCAAAATGCAAGTTGAAATTGTCATCCGTGACGGCATTATTGAAGATATTCGCGGAGACATCTAA
- a CDS encoding tetratricopeptide repeat protein, with the protein MSLELTDWDQDLPSQAEEEYQALVRTLNFTEGFGLLFVRCSPAGGEQLITKVKADISNKNIQVLRLQQAVNNLYEIIDNLDNKAEINILFITGLEHSFYEYEECKSLHGWQSKDIYTYSWKGVPPVLINLNQQRERLKDNFNICFVFLLPIFAIKYFLQRAPDFFDWRSGLFEFPIDSETLEQESLRVIQEGDYNRYLILSPEERTKEILRIQELIAEDNQTSERQCDLLFNLGNLHFAGKGYKEAIASYDKALEIQPDSHAAWHNRGIALRNLGRYERSNHILRQSFRNST; encoded by the coding sequence ATGTCGCTAGAACTAACTGATTGGGATCAGGATTTACCATCACAAGCAGAAGAAGAATATCAAGCCTTAGTGCGTACACTTAATTTTACAGAAGGATTTGGTTTATTATTTGTGCGTTGCTCTCCGGCTGGGGGTGAGCAGTTAATTACCAAGGTAAAAGCAGATATTAGTAATAAAAATATTCAAGTTTTACGACTCCAGCAAGCGGTAAATAATTTATATGAAATTATTGATAATTTAGATAATAAAGCAGAAATCAATATTTTATTTATTACAGGTTTAGAGCATTCATTTTATGAGTATGAAGAATGTAAAAGCTTACATGGTTGGCAGAGTAAAGATATTTATACATACAGTTGGAAAGGTGTACCGCCTGTTTTAATTAACCTGAACCAACAACGAGAACGGTTAAAGGATAACTTTAATATCTGTTTTGTATTCTTGCTACCAATATTTGCAATTAAATATTTTCTTCAACGTGCGCCAGACTTCTTTGATTGGCGTTCTGGTTTGTTTGAATTTCCTATAGATTCAGAAACTTTAGAACAAGAGTCATTACGGGTTATTCAGGAGGGAGATTATAATAGATATCTCATTCTGTCCCCAGAAGAAAGAACTAAAGAAATACTCAGAATTCAAGAATTAATTGCAGAAGACAATCAAACATCTGAACGACAATGTGATTTACTGTTTAACCTGGGAAATTTGCATTTTGCTGGAAAAGGTTACAAAGAAGCGATCGCATCCTACGACAAAGCTTTAGAAATTCAACCTGATTCCCACGCAGCTTGGCACAATCGGGGGATTGCGCTCAGGAATTTAGGACGCTATGAAAGAAGCAATCACATCCTACGACAAAGCTTTAGAAATTCAACCTGA
- a CDS encoding tetratricopeptide repeat protein yields the protein MKEAITSYDKALEIQPDSHAAWHNRGIVLYDLECYEEAITSYNKALEIKPDDHNVWNFRGIVLRNLGRYEEAIASYNTALEIKPDDHYAWNFRGNALDNLGRNEEAIASYDKALEIKPDYHDVWNFRREGAR from the coding sequence ATGAAAGAAGCAATCACATCCTACGACAAAGCTTTAGAAATTCAACCTGATTCCCACGCAGCTTGGCACAATCGGGGGATTGTACTATATGATTTAGAATGCTATGAAGAAGCAATCACCTCATACAACAAAGCTTTAGAAATTAAACCTGATGACCACAATGTTTGGAACTTTCGGGGGATTGTGCTCAGAAATTTAGGACGCTATGAAGAAGCAATCGCCTCATACAACACAGCCTTAGAAATTAAACCTGATGACCATTACGCTTGGAACTTCCGGGGGAATGCGCTAGATAATCTAGGACGTAATGAAGAAGCGATCGCATCCTACGATAAAGCTTTAGAAATTAAACCTGATTACCACGATGTTTGGAACTTCCGGAGGGAAGGCGCTAGATGA
- a CDS encoding tetratricopeptide repeat protein — translation MFGTSGGKALDDLGRYEEAIASYDKALEIKPDDHLAWYNRGNALDNLGRYEEAITSYDKALEIKPDDHDIWNFRGNALRNLGRYEEAITSYNKALEIKPDYHLAWNLRGNALRNLGRYEEAITSYNKALEIKPDYHLAWNFRGYALDDLGRYEEAIASYDKALEIKPDDHDIWNFQGYALTNLGRYKEAIASYETALEIKPDYHLAWNFRGNALENLGRYEEAIASYDKALEIKPDNYLAWVYRGVALIRLGRWKEGIASVNKAIKINPDFAEAQKKKLLANIRQKLGWNKLTQVWKGLLKLIGFRN, via the coding sequence ATGTTTGGAACTTCCGGAGGGAAGGCGCTAGATGATTTAGGACGCTATGAAGAAGCGATCGCATCCTACGATAAAGCCTTAGAAATTAAACCTGATGACCACCTAGCTTGGTACAATCGGGGGAATGCGCTAGATAATTTAGGACGTTATGAAGAAGCAATCACATCCTACGACAAAGCTTTAGAAATTAAACCTGATGATCACGATATTTGGAACTTCCGGGGGAATGCGCTCAGAAATTTAGGACGCTATGAAGAAGCAATCACATCCTACAACAAAGCTTTAGAAATTAAACCTGATTATCACTTAGCTTGGAACTTACGAGGGAATGCGCTCAGAAATTTAGGACGTTATGAAGAAGCAATCACATCCTACAACAAAGCTTTAGAAATTAAACCTGATTACCACCTAGCTTGGAACTTCCGGGGGTATGCGCTAGATGATTTAGGACGCTATGAAGAAGCAATTGCATCCTACGACAAAGCTTTGGAAATTAAACCTGATGACCACGATATTTGGAATTTCCAGGGGTATGCGCTCACAAATTTAGGGCGCTATAAAGAAGCGATCGCATCTTATGAAACAGCTTTAGAAATTAAACCTGATTACCACCTAGCTTGGAACTTCCGGGGGAATGCACTAGAGAATCTAGGACGCTATGAAGAAGCGATCGCATCTTATGACAAAGCCTTAGAAATTAAACCTGATAACTATCTAGCTTGGGTATACCGTGGTGTTGCATTAATAAGATTAGGTCGTTGGAAAGAAGGAATTGCTAGTGTCAATAAAGCTATTAAAATTAATCCTGATTTTGCTGAGGCTCAGAAGAAGAAACTTCTTGCGAATATACGGCAAAAATTGGGATGGAATAAATTAACTCAGGTCTGGAAAGGTTTATTGAAGTTGATTGGTTTTAGAAATTAG
- a CDS encoding dihydrolipoamide acetyltransferase family protein, with translation MSIHEIFMPALSSTMTEGKIVSWVKSPGDKVEKGETVVVVESDKADMDVETFYEGYLAHIIVDAGGTAAVGSAIAYVAETEAEIEAAKSLGNSGSTAATTPAPEKVPATASVGAPTTAAQNGNGSNHKEGRLVASPRARKLAKELKVDLTSLKGSGPYGRIVAEDVEAVVGKAKPAAPVTPAPTVAPIQPPAPVPAAPAPVPAAVSSAVSGQVVPFTTLQNAVVRGMVASLAVPVFRVGYTITTDGLDKLYKQIKSKGVTMTALLAKAVAVTLQKHPLINASYSDQGIVYHSDINISVAVAMDDGGLITPVLRNADMVDIYSLSRNWKSLVDRARAKQLQPDEYNSGTFTLSNLGMFGVDTFDAILPPGQGSILAIGAARPQLVATSDGLFGVRQQMQVNITCDHRIIYGAHAAAFLQDLAKLIETNAQSLTL, from the coding sequence ATGAGCATTCACGAAATATTCATGCCGGCGCTTAGTTCCACCATGACCGAAGGTAAAATTGTTTCTTGGGTAAAATCGCCAGGGGATAAAGTGGAAAAGGGCGAGACAGTGGTGGTTGTCGAGTCAGATAAGGCAGACATGGATGTAGAAACCTTTTATGAAGGTTATCTAGCTCACATCATTGTAGATGCTGGTGGCACTGCGGCTGTAGGTAGTGCGATCGCTTATGTAGCTGAAACTGAAGCGGAAATTGAAGCCGCAAAATCTTTAGGTAACTCTGGTAGCACTGCGGCGACAACTCCTGCACCTGAAAAAGTACCAGCGACAGCATCTGTCGGCGCACCCACCACAGCCGCTCAAAACGGTAACGGCTCGAACCACAAAGAAGGTAGACTCGTCGCTTCCCCCCGCGCCCGCAAGTTAGCGAAAGAATTAAAAGTTGATTTAACTAGCCTTAAAGGTAGTGGCCCTTACGGTCGCATTGTGGCTGAAGATGTGGAAGCTGTAGTGGGTAAGGCTAAACCAGCAGCCCCCGTCACCCCTGCACCAACTGTTGCGCCAATTCAACCACCAGCACCAGTACCAGCAGCACCCGCACCAGTTCCCGCCGCCGTCAGCAGCGCAGTTTCTGGTCAAGTCGTACCTTTCACTACTCTGCAAAATGCTGTAGTGCGGGGTATGGTTGCGAGTTTAGCTGTACCTGTTTTCCGTGTCGGCTATACAATTACCACCGATGGTTTAGATAAGCTTTACAAACAAATTAAATCAAAAGGCGTGACCATGACTGCACTACTAGCGAAAGCTGTTGCAGTCACATTGCAAAAACATCCATTAATCAACGCCAGCTACTCCGATCAAGGAATCGTCTACCATTCTGATATTAATATTTCTGTGGCTGTGGCAATGGATGACGGAGGATTGATAACACCTGTATTGCGGAATGCAGACATGGTAGATATTTATTCTCTCTCACGCAATTGGAAATCTTTAGTAGACCGCGCTCGCGCCAAACAATTACAACCAGATGAATACAACAGTGGGACTTTTACCCTGTCTAATTTGGGGATGTTTGGTGTCGATACTTTTGATGCCATTTTACCACCAGGACAAGGTTCAATTCTGGCGATCGGTGCGGCTCGTCCCCAACTAGTTGCTACTTCTGATGGTTTATTTGGAGTACGCCAACAAATGCAGGTGAATATCACATGTGACCACCGTATTATTTACGGCGCTCACGCCGCCGCCTTCCTGCAAGACTTGGCTAAGTTGATTGAAACTAACGCCCAATCTTTAACACTGTAA
- a CDS encoding patatin-like phospholipase family protein, whose product MAYRYKILSIDGGGIRGIIPGIILAEIEKRTGKPICQLFNLIAGTSTGGILSAALTKPHPSNPNQPHFKAVDLIDIYRKEGKRIFAESPLAKSLKIDDILKAKYSSKGRDEVLTEYLQDTFLKKALTDLFITSYDIELRMPVFFVNNVKDQKLGENFRKVCDGYTMKQAGMATSAAPTYFKPYKIDTADPTNGGYYALVDGGVFANNPTSLAIMEALISSARPDPQKPDKQPLTINDILVVSLGTGSLNRRYNYDQAVDWGLVQWVQPLLNITLDGSSESVACQLEQMLPQADGYPKQYYRFQRQLTKANDNMDDTSPENIARLITLAQQIIEQRDSELDELCQQLKSGINSQEQPEKSVLVGR is encoded by the coding sequence ATGGCTTATCGCTACAAAATATTGTCGATTGATGGTGGTGGTATTCGCGGTATCATCCCCGGAATTATTCTGGCGGAAATTGAAAAACGTACAGGTAAACCGATTTGTCAGCTATTTAATTTAATTGCTGGAACCTCCACAGGAGGGATTTTATCTGCTGCTTTAACTAAGCCACATCCTAGCAATCCCAACCAACCACATTTTAAGGCGGTCGATTTAATTGATATCTATCGCAAAGAAGGAAAGCGGATTTTTGCCGAATCTCCACTAGCAAAAAGTCTCAAAATTGATGATATTTTAAAGGCAAAATATTCTTCTAAAGGCAGAGACGAAGTTTTAACAGAATATTTGCAAGATACTTTCCTCAAGAAAGCACTAACTGACTTGTTTATTACTAGTTATGATATTGAATTGCGGATGCCAGTTTTCTTTGTCAATAATGTCAAAGATCAAAAATTAGGTGAAAACTTCCGCAAAGTTTGTGATGGTTACACCATGAAGCAAGCAGGAATGGCTACTTCTGCTGCACCAACTTATTTCAAACCTTATAAAATTGACACAGCCGACCCGACAAATGGCGGTTACTATGCCTTGGTGGATGGTGGCGTATTTGCCAATAATCCTACATCTTTGGCAATTATGGAAGCTTTAATTTCTTCTGCTAGACCTGACCCACAAAAACCAGACAAACAACCTCTGACTATCAATGATATTCTCGTAGTTTCATTAGGTACAGGCTCTCTGAATCGCCGATATAATTACGATCAAGCTGTAGATTGGGGTTTGGTTCAGTGGGTACAGCCGTTGCTGAATATTACCTTGGATGGTAGTAGTGAGTCGGTAGCTTGTCAATTAGAGCAGATGTTACCACAAGCTGACGGTTATCCTAAACAATACTATCGTTTTCAACGACAGTTAACTAAAGCTAATGACAATATGGATGATACTAGTCCAGAAAATATTGCTCGATTGATAACATTAGCACAACAGATTATTGAGCAAAGAGATTCGGAATTAGACGAACTTTGTCAGCAGCTAAAATCAGGAATTAATTCACAGGAACAGCCTGAAAAATCAGTTCTTGTTGGGAGATAG